The Mesoplasma tabanidae sequence GTGTTGTATAAACCAATTGCTGAAGCTCCGATAATAGGTTGGTATAGATTAAGTAAAACTTCATGATCAACTTTTGTTAATTCTTTAGACCAATGAATTGAATATTTCCTGTTTAAAATGTTCATACTATACCTCCTTGATACAAATATAAATATAAAATAAAAAATATCAAAATTTTCAATAATTTTTATGGACTTTTTAAAGAAATTTTGTAGTGTTTATAAACTAAAAAAAAACCTATGTAAAACATAGATTAATTTTTAGTTTTCCACATATCAACAAGAAGCTATTGCTGACAAACTAAACAAAAATAAGTGCCTCGCCCTGCAACTTGTTTTTTAACTACTTTTGATCCACATTTATAGCATTCTTCATCTTTTCTCAAATGTACTTTTAATTCATGCTGAAATTGGCCTGTTTCACCATCTCCTGATTTATAACTATGTATTGAAGTGCCTTTTAAAGCAATTGCTTTTTCTAAAATTTTATTAGAACAAATAATTATATTATTCAGTTCTTTATCAGATAAAGATTTGGTTATTCTTTCTGGATGAATTCCAGCAGCAAATAAAATTTCATTTGCATAAATATTGCCGATACCACACAAAACACTTTGATCTAATATAAATGCTTTTATAACTGAATTGGACTTAATAGCTTTGTCTTTTAAATATTTTAATGGTGGTTCATTATTTAAAGGCT is a genomic window containing:
- the mutM gene encoding DNA-formamidopyrimidine glycosylase, which gives rise to MPELPEVRSVARFLNKKVAGVSILKAECFFEKMIWRNSVQDFLNKVSNQKIISVSNYGKYLMFELSEQIIISHLRMEGKWSISKKEIDIYNKSHLRLQFELSNGEFLKYYDSRKFGTIEIWNKNEYLDKSGMDKLGPEPLNNEPPLKYLKDKAIKSNSVIKAFILDQSVLCGIGNIYANEILFAAGIHPERITKSLSDKELNNIIICSNKILEKAIALKGTSIHSYKSGDGETGQFQHELKVHLRKDEECYKCGSKVVKKQVAGRGTYFCLVCQQ